A window from Dermacentor variabilis isolate Ectoservices unplaced genomic scaffold, ASM5094787v1 scaffold_16, whole genome shotgun sequence encodes these proteins:
- the LOC142568041 gene encoding uncharacterized protein LOC142568041, whose translation MMQLFDNIVADPPAPPPAWPPPSLAVPLDVCLELPGVRSKQRTPLCAIVQEAAARIQDDLAGRAHLYTDGSVLEDGSAAAACIAPSLGIENQCRLPYRASSTTAELVGIHLAADVLEQSPHISRAAILTDSRPALQQLLLEERAPLLAQRVACRLHALQQRGLDLRLQWVPSHVGVAGNEAVDKLARRAHDPSTQITQRVSSFDAAPERIRREPALRHPDGRIARGRPPRHLPEAGFTRRERAFLLALRTGSVWPAERRHHLQGALSPFCRDCGATDTLEHLLCECPTFSNARAALAKVYRTHKHPCATVDNLLHPSVCISSQKRLFRAILEFAEDIALADRL comes from the coding sequence ATGATGCAGCTGTTTGATAACATCGTGGCTGATCCGCCGGCTCCACCACCAGCCTGGCCGCCACCGAGCCTCGCAGTGCCGCTAGACGTGTGTCTCGAACTGCCAGGCGTCCGCTCCAAGCAACGCACGCCTCTCTGTGCCATCGTACAGGAGGCTGCAGCGAGGATACAGGACGACCTGGCAGGGAGAGCGCACCTATACACAGACGGCTCGGTCCTCGAGGACGGCTCCGCGGCTGCTGCCTGCATCGCCCCGAGTCTCGGCATCGAAAACCAGTGCCGCCTGCCCTACCGAGCATCCTCCACCACCGCTGAGCTCGTAGGCATTCATCTGGCCGCGGACGTCCTCGAGCAATCGCCGCACATCTCTCGTGCGGCGATACTCACCGATTCGAGGCCCGCCCTGCAACAGCTACTCCTTGAGGAACGCGCCCCACTGCTCGCCCAGCGAGTCGCGTGCAGGCTCCACGCATTGCAGCAACGGGGACTCGATCTTCGCCTACAGTGGGTGCCCTCACATGTCGGTGTCGCCGGGAATGAGGCTGTCGATAAGCTCGCGCGACGCGCACACGACCCGAGCACCCAAATCACGCAACGGGTAAGCTCGTTCGACGCCGCGCCGGAGAGAATCCGCCGTGAGCCCGCGCTGCGCCACCCAGACGGCCGAATTGCGCGCGGACGCCCGCCACGCCATCTCCCGGAGGCCGGCTTCActaggcgcgagcgcgccttcctTCTCGCCTTGCGGACCGGTTCCGTCTGGCCCGCCGAGAGGAGGCATCACCTCCAAGGAGCCCTCTCCCCTTTCTGCCGGGACTGCGGCGCGACGGATACGTTGGAACATTTGCTGTGTGAGTGCCCGACTttctcgaacgcgcgcgcggccctCGCAAAAGTATACCGTACCCACAAACATCCCTGTGCAACGGTGGACAATCTGCTGCACCCCTCGGTCTGCATCTCAAGCCAGAAGCGTCTCTTCCGAGCGATTCTGGAGTTCGCCGAGGACATCGCCCTAGCTGATCGCCTCTAA